One stretch of Streptomyces sp. MMBL 11-1 DNA includes these proteins:
- a CDS encoding serine/threonine-protein kinase, producing the protein MGEVWRATDEVLGRAVAVKLLLGDQADASATARFRLEAQTAARLSHPHLVAVFDFGAWEDRFFLVMELVEGQSLGDLLAAQERVHPEQVALIAGQAAAGLAAAHRQGIVHRDIKPGNLMLDADGSVKIGDFGIAQFVDDPSTALTTAGHIVGTSLYLAPERALGRTADSASDMYSLGCVVYQLLLGQPPFRSDTATATLYQHVDTPPVPLRQRGVEISAAFDSYLLGLLAKQPEERPTAQQVSDWFRTDAWRGRPEPLPLQTPSSHRAPAPMAPQPSPGGPPAPVGPTTYRLPGPTGRRRQAPARSAPARRRSTREAIRRRPRVASVIAGTATFLAAVYLGMILFSPDSSSAGTPDQSPSSGPSQDVRNGGQRPDQQGGQDGGSPEEGRENPGEGQGRGENQGQGQGQEDRDEDERDD; encoded by the coding sequence ATGGGCGAGGTGTGGCGCGCCACGGACGAGGTGCTGGGGCGCGCGGTGGCCGTGAAGCTGCTGTTGGGGGACCAGGCGGACGCCTCGGCGACCGCCCGCTTCCGGCTGGAGGCGCAGACCGCCGCCCGGTTGAGCCACCCGCACCTGGTGGCCGTGTTCGACTTCGGGGCCTGGGAGGACCGGTTCTTCCTGGTGATGGAGCTGGTCGAGGGGCAGAGCCTCGGCGACCTGCTGGCCGCCCAGGAGCGGGTCCATCCCGAACAGGTCGCCCTGATCGCGGGCCAGGCGGCCGCCGGGCTGGCCGCCGCGCACCGCCAGGGCATCGTCCACCGCGACATCAAGCCGGGCAACCTGATGCTGGACGCGGATGGCTCGGTGAAGATCGGCGACTTCGGGATCGCCCAGTTCGTCGATGATCCCTCGACCGCGCTGACGACGGCCGGTCACATCGTCGGCACGAGCCTCTACCTGGCTCCCGAGCGGGCGCTGGGACGTACCGCTGACTCCGCGTCCGACATGTACTCCCTGGGGTGCGTCGTCTATCAACTGCTGCTCGGGCAGCCGCCGTTCCGCTCCGACACGGCGACCGCGACGCTGTACCAGCATGTCGACACCCCGCCGGTCCCGCTGCGTCAGCGGGGCGTGGAGATCTCCGCCGCCTTCGACTCGTATCTCCTCGGACTGCTGGCCAAGCAGCCGGAGGAGCGGCCCACCGCGCAGCAGGTCTCCGACTGGTTCCGCACCGACGCCTGGCGCGGCCGGCCGGAGCCCCTCCCGCTGCAGACGCCCTCGTCCCACCGGGCGCCCGCCCCGATGGCGCCGCAGCCCTCCCCCGGCGGGCCGCCGGCGCCGGTCGGCCCGACCACGTACCGGCTCCCGGGGCCCACGGGGCGAAGACGGCAGGCGCCGGCCCGATCGGCTCCGGCCCGTCGTCGCAGTACCCGTGAGGCGATACGACGGAGGCCCAGGGTGGCCAGCGTCATCGCGGGCACGGCGACGTTCCTGGCCGCCGTGTATCTCGGAATGATCCTCTTCTCCCCGGACTCCAGCTCCGCCGGAACGCCGGACCAGAGTCCGTCCTCGGGTCCTTCGCAGGACGTTCGCAACGGCGGGCAGCGGCCGGACCAGCAGGGCGGGCAGGACGGCGGCTCGCCGGAGGAGGGCCGGGAGAACCCGGGCGAGGGTCAGGGCCGAGGCGAGAACCAGGGACAGGGCCAGGGCCAGGAGGACCGGGACGAGGACGAGCGGGACGACTGA
- a CDS encoding FUSC family protein, giving the protein MLKKVFVAPDPGRVRLRFAARGVLGIGLAVALCGLAGHSLVAAITGGLAALLALFTVTDPTVRGQAATTALLPAVGLPVLAVAAVLHDQPVARDLSFLAVMGAGVYARRWGPRGHALGVFAFMMFFAAQFLHTVPGQLPELYVAVLLSLGASSAVRFGLWCYERRLPVAAVPAPPEGRGRLRITTRQAVQATLGGAFALGLGQLLSDQRWYWAVGATWWVFVNTTSRGETLVRGFRRVLGTVIGIVAGFAVAIPLDGAGAPTAAVVAVSVFGIFYTAAVSYSWMMFFVTVMAGLLYGVLGVLDAALLWLRVAETAVGTLGAVLAVLLVLPVTTHAITDAWIQKALRCVHACTAEAADRLAGSTLADPGPRVAELEVLLGRVRLSLAPLVHPLSPLPARKARARQVLALLDDCVTEVRGLASIAADPDASHDARLAAACWRVQTAVEILTAPRPGAVPTVPVHAHRSPAADPALAHLHDLERALAELVSPLSHAPYAASTNA; this is encoded by the coding sequence GTGCTGAAGAAGGTGTTCGTGGCGCCGGACCCGGGGCGGGTGCGGCTGCGCTTCGCCGCCCGTGGCGTTCTCGGCATCGGCCTCGCGGTCGCGCTGTGCGGCCTCGCCGGGCACTCGCTGGTGGCGGCCATCACGGGCGGCCTCGCGGCGCTGCTCGCGCTGTTCACCGTGACCGACCCGACGGTGCGCGGCCAGGCGGCCACCACGGCCCTGCTCCCGGCCGTCGGACTGCCCGTCCTCGCGGTGGCCGCCGTGCTGCACGACCAGCCGGTCGCCCGCGACCTGAGCTTCCTCGCCGTGATGGGGGCGGGCGTGTACGCCCGGCGCTGGGGGCCTCGCGGGCACGCGCTGGGCGTCTTCGCGTTCATGATGTTCTTCGCCGCGCAGTTCCTGCACACCGTGCCCGGCCAGCTGCCCGAGCTGTACGTCGCCGTGCTGCTGTCCCTGGGCGCCTCGTCCGCCGTGCGCTTCGGCCTGTGGTGCTACGAGCGGCGGCTGCCCGTCGCGGCCGTGCCCGCTCCCCCGGAGGGCCGGGGCCGGCTGCGTATCACCACCCGGCAGGCCGTCCAGGCCACCCTGGGCGGAGCCTTCGCGCTCGGTCTGGGGCAGCTCCTGTCCGACCAGCGGTGGTACTGGGCCGTGGGCGCCACCTGGTGGGTCTTCGTGAACACCACCTCGCGCGGCGAGACGCTCGTACGGGGATTCCGGCGCGTCCTGGGCACCGTGATCGGCATCGTCGCGGGCTTCGCCGTGGCCATCCCGCTCGACGGCGCGGGGGCCCCGACCGCCGCCGTCGTCGCGGTCAGCGTCTTCGGCATCTTCTACACGGCGGCGGTTTCGTACAGCTGGATGATGTTCTTCGTGACGGTGATGGCCGGCCTGCTCTACGGCGTGCTGGGCGTCCTGGACGCCGCCCTGCTCTGGCTGCGCGTCGCGGAGACCGCCGTCGGCACCCTCGGCGCGGTGCTCGCCGTGCTGCTGGTCCTCCCCGTCACCACCCACGCCATCACCGACGCGTGGATCCAGAAGGCCCTGCGGTGCGTACACGCCTGCACGGCCGAGGCGGCCGACCGGCTCGCCGGCTCGACACTCGCCGACCCCGGCCCCCGCGTCGCCGAACTGGAGGTGCTGCTCGGCCGGGTCCGGCTCTCCCTCGCACCGCTGGTGCACCCCCTGAGCCCGCTGCCCGCCCGCAAGGCACGCGCCCGCCAGGTGCTCGCGCTGCTCGACGACTGCGTGACCGAGGTCCGGGGCCTGGCCTCGATCGCCGCCGACCCCGACGCCTCGCACGACGCCCGTCTCGCGGCTGCCTGCTGGCGGGTCCAGACCGCGGTGGAGATCCTCACCGCGCCCCGCCCCGGCGCGGTCCCCACCGTGCCCGTCCACGCGCATCGCTCCCCTGCGGCAGACCCCGCCCTCGCGCATCTCCACGACCTGGAACGCGCCCTCGCCGAACTTGTCAGCCCGCTGAGCCACGCTCCCTACGCGGCGTCGACCAACGCCTGA
- a CDS encoding HAD family hydrolase yields the protein MTSRPVTTPGPHVIFDLDGTLVDSEPNYYEAGRRLLARYGVRDFDWEAHTRFIGIGTRETLTVLRAEYGIDAPVEELLAGKNALYLELAGASTEVFPQMRVLVERLYAAGVPMAVASGSSRAAIGAVLAVTGLDAYIPLYVSAEEVARGKPEPDVFLEAARRMGAAPADCVVLEDAPPGAAAAHAAGMRCFAVPYVPETASDPAFEAADLLFAGGQSAFTADAAYRRLLGRPGSGER from the coding sequence ATGACTTCCCGCCCCGTGACCACGCCCGGCCCTCATGTGATCTTCGACCTCGACGGGACGCTGGTGGACAGCGAGCCGAACTACTACGAGGCGGGGCGCCGGCTCCTCGCCCGGTACGGGGTGCGGGACTTCGACTGGGAGGCCCACACCCGGTTCATCGGCATCGGCACCCGGGAGACGCTGACCGTCCTGCGCGCGGAGTACGGGATCGACGCCCCGGTCGAGGAGCTGCTCGCCGGGAAGAACGCCCTGTATCTGGAGCTCGCCGGGGCGTCGACGGAGGTCTTCCCGCAGATGCGGGTCCTCGTGGAGCGCCTGTACGCGGCGGGGGTGCCGATGGCGGTGGCCTCCGGTTCGTCCCGGGCCGCGATCGGGGCGGTCCTCGCGGTCACCGGGCTCGACGCGTACATCCCGCTGTACGTCTCCGCCGAGGAGGTCGCACGCGGCAAGCCGGAGCCGGACGTGTTCCTGGAGGCGGCCCGGCGGATGGGGGCGGCGCCGGCGGACTGCGTGGTGCTGGAGGACGCCCCGCCCGGAGCGGCGGCCGCGCACGCGGCGGGCATGCGGTGCTTCGCCGTCCCCTACGTGCCGGAGACCGCGTCCGACCCGGCGTTCGAGGCCGCCGACCTGCTGTTCGCGGGCGGGCAGTCCGCGTTCACGGCCGATGCCGCGTACCGCCGGCTGCTCGGCCGACCCGGGTCCGGCGAGCGCTGA
- a CDS encoding KedN5 family methylcobalamin-dependent radical SAM C-methyltransferase yields MQQGAWDMPQQSMPLAAGYLTAAARADPVVGPEFAVGIQNFRGGESLGSMARTIFSGTLPDVLAFSVLGWNFNQFGALAETYKSVRPDGWVVFGGTHVAHQAERVFRRFPEVDVVANGEGEFTFRDLLLAFLEEKSPHDLAQVPGISYRDEEGTIHTTAEAPRIDDLDIIPSPFLTGAIPLLDHHGRFPYDVALMETNRGCPYKCSFCYWGGAVGQRMRDFSRERLRAELDVFGYHQVPTVVLCDSNFGMRQPDAEFVEDLVRTREKYGFPQSLETSWAKNKSKTFHNIIRRMKAEGFKSSFTVALQTLDDTALRDMGRSNMRLNEWQDLATWLAAEGLDAYAELIWGAPGETVDSFLTGYDRLSEHVSRIAVYPLLLLPNTDYTKNREEHGFVTVRGDNDDFEYVLAHRTVTVAENTMMQRFMFWARTMSENMYFRHIWAPLRELAGLTQSAALLTLSDWFQGSADPAVADLLGHGREFTDSGLVVESLHKLYADPRFAPVFQGWWDEEILPKVPERHRPLLNEIFRYDNATRPIYSGAGAEDIEVRSIDGLPHYVRSGLRFQYAMPRVLDAIRTSRPFDDTPSPVELTLAYRVGFDDYLDNHELATYYSGRCLDIR; encoded by the coding sequence GTGCAACAGGGCGCCTGGGACATGCCCCAGCAATCGATGCCGCTCGCCGCCGGCTACCTGACAGCCGCGGCACGGGCCGATCCCGTGGTGGGGCCCGAGTTCGCCGTGGGAATACAGAACTTCCGCGGTGGCGAATCGCTCGGCTCGATGGCACGCACGATCTTCTCCGGGACCCTTCCGGACGTGCTGGCGTTCTCGGTCCTCGGCTGGAACTTCAACCAGTTCGGCGCGCTCGCCGAGACCTACAAGTCGGTGCGCCCGGACGGCTGGGTCGTCTTCGGCGGAACGCACGTCGCCCACCAAGCGGAACGCGTCTTCCGGCGCTTCCCCGAGGTCGACGTCGTCGCCAACGGCGAGGGCGAGTTCACCTTCCGCGACCTGCTGCTCGCCTTCCTCGAGGAGAAGTCGCCGCACGACCTCGCGCAGGTGCCGGGCATCTCCTACCGCGACGAGGAAGGCACGATCCACACCACTGCCGAGGCACCGCGCATCGACGACCTGGACATCATTCCGTCGCCGTTCCTCACCGGGGCCATCCCGCTCCTCGACCACCATGGCCGGTTCCCCTACGACGTCGCGCTGATGGAGACCAACCGCGGCTGTCCGTACAAGTGCTCGTTCTGCTACTGGGGTGGCGCGGTCGGTCAGAGAATGCGCGACTTCTCCCGCGAGCGGCTGCGCGCGGAACTCGACGTCTTCGGCTATCACCAGGTTCCGACGGTGGTGTTGTGCGACTCGAACTTCGGCATGCGACAGCCGGACGCGGAGTTCGTCGAGGACCTCGTCCGAACGCGTGAGAAGTACGGGTTCCCGCAGTCGTTGGAGACCTCGTGGGCGAAGAACAAGTCGAAGACGTTCCACAACATCATCCGACGGATGAAGGCCGAGGGGTTCAAGAGCTCGTTCACCGTGGCGCTGCAGACACTGGACGACACGGCGTTGCGGGACATGGGCAGAAGCAACATGCGGCTCAACGAGTGGCAGGACCTGGCGACCTGGCTCGCGGCGGAGGGGCTCGACGCCTACGCCGAGCTGATCTGGGGCGCGCCGGGTGAGACGGTCGACTCCTTCCTGACGGGATACGACCGACTGTCCGAACACGTGTCCCGCATCGCCGTCTATCCACTGTTGCTGCTGCCCAACACGGACTACACGAAGAACCGCGAGGAGCACGGCTTCGTCACCGTACGCGGCGACAACGACGACTTCGAGTACGTTCTCGCCCACCGCACCGTCACGGTCGCGGAGAACACGATGATGCAGCGGTTCATGTTCTGGGCCCGGACGATGAGCGAGAACATGTACTTCCGGCACATCTGGGCGCCGCTGCGGGAGCTCGCCGGGCTCACCCAGAGCGCCGCCCTGCTGACCCTGTCCGACTGGTTCCAGGGCTCGGCCGATCCCGCCGTCGCCGACCTGCTCGGCCACGGCCGCGAGTTCACCGACTCCGGCCTCGTCGTCGAGTCGCTGCACAAGCTCTACGCCGATCCCCGGTTCGCGCCGGTCTTCCAGGGGTGGTGGGACGAGGAGATCCTGCCGAAGGTGCCCGAGCGACACCGGCCGCTGCTGAACGAGATCTTCCGCTACGACAACGCGACCCGCCCGATCTACTCCGGGGCGGGTGCCGAGGACATCGAGGTGCGCAGCATCGACGGCCTGCCGCACTACGTCCGCAGCGGCCTGCGGTTCCAGTACGCGATGCCGCGCGTACTCGACGCCATCCGCACGAGCCGGCCGTTCGACGACACACCCTCACCGGTCGAACTGACGCTCGCGTATCGCGTCGGGTTCGACGACTACCTCGACAACCACGAACTCGCGACCTACTACTCCGGTCGTTGCCTCGACATCCGGTAG
- a CDS encoding glycoside hydrolase family 16 protein: protein MTVHPPHSTARSVSRRRRVALHAASLLCCSAILTALPGGASAAPAAGSPAPGPGARAVAFEDQFDGPAGAAVDGGKWQIETGDNVNNHERQFYTPGNDNAALDGQGNLVITARKENPGNYQCWYGTCEYTSSRLNTSGKFAAAYGHVEARIKIPRGQGIWPAFWMLGDDIGNVGWPNSGEIDVMENVGFEPGTVHGTLHGPGYSGSGGIGAAYTLPDGQAFADDFHTFAVDWAPDSITWSVDGQVFQRRTPADLGGNQWVFNKPFFLILNLAVGGYWPGDPDGSTRFPQQMVIDYVRVTTGD, encoded by the coding sequence ATGACCGTGCACCCCCCGCACTCCACCGCGCGCAGCGTCTCCCGGCGCCGCCGCGTCGCTCTCCACGCGGCCTCGCTGCTCTGCTGTTCCGCCATCCTGACCGCGCTCCCCGGGGGAGCGTCCGCCGCGCCCGCCGCCGGCTCCCCGGCTCCCGGGCCCGGGGCGCGGGCCGTCGCCTTCGAGGACCAGTTCGACGGACCGGCCGGCGCCGCCGTGGACGGCGGCAAGTGGCAGATCGAGACCGGCGACAACGTCAACAACCACGAGCGGCAGTTCTACACGCCGGGCAACGACAACGCCGCGCTCGACGGCCAGGGCAACCTCGTGATCACCGCCCGGAAGGAGAACCCGGGCAACTACCAGTGCTGGTACGGGACCTGTGAGTACACCTCGTCCCGGCTCAACACCTCCGGCAAGTTCGCCGCCGCCTACGGTCACGTCGAGGCGCGTATCAAGATCCCGCGCGGCCAGGGCATCTGGCCCGCGTTCTGGATGCTGGGCGACGACATCGGCAACGTCGGCTGGCCGAACAGCGGTGAGATCGACGTGATGGAGAACGTCGGCTTCGAACCGGGCACCGTTCACGGCACCCTGCACGGTCCCGGCTACTCCGGCTCGGGTGGCATCGGCGCCGCGTACACGCTGCCCGACGGGCAGGCGTTCGCCGACGACTTCCACACCTTCGCCGTCGACTGGGCGCCCGACTCCATCACCTGGTCCGTCGACGGCCAGGTCTTCCAGCGGCGCACCCCGGCCGATCTGGGCGGCAACCAGTGGGTGTTCAACAAGCCCTTCTTCCTCATCCTGAACCTCGCGGTCGGCGGCTACTGGCCCGGCGACCCCGACGGCAGCACGCGGTTCCCGCAGCAGATGGTCATCGACTACGTCCGCGTGACGACCGGCGACTGA
- a CDS encoding Lrp/AsnC family transcriptional regulator, whose amino-acid sequence MAVDALDTRILRLLIEQPRTSVREYARVLGVARGTLQARLDRLERDGVITGTGPTLSPAALGHPVLAFVHLEVTQGHLVEVGDALAAVPEIIEAFSTTGGGDLLTRVVARDNGHLEDVIQRLIQLPGVVRTRTDVALRERVAHRVLPLVESVGRTAGDRDRPGSAPGQG is encoded by the coding sequence ATGGCGGTGGATGCTCTCGACACCCGGATCCTGCGCCTGCTGATCGAGCAGCCGCGCACCAGCGTCCGGGAGTACGCGCGCGTGCTCGGCGTGGCCCGCGGCACCCTGCAGGCCCGGCTCGACCGACTGGAGCGCGACGGGGTGATCACCGGCACCGGGCCGACCCTCTCCCCCGCCGCGCTCGGCCATCCCGTGCTCGCCTTCGTCCACCTGGAGGTCACGCAGGGGCATCTGGTCGAGGTGGGCGACGCCCTGGCGGCGGTGCCCGAGATCATCGAGGCGTTCTCGACGACGGGCGGGGGCGATCTGCTGACCCGCGTCGTCGCCCGGGACAACGGGCACCTGGAGGACGTCATCCAGCGGCTGATCCAGCTCCCGGGGGTCGTCAGGACGCGGACCGATGTGGCACTGCGCGAGCGGGTGGCGCACCGGGTGCTGCCGCTGGTCGAATCCGTGGGGCGTACGGCGGGCGACCGGGACCGGCCGGGTTCCGCGCCCGGTCAGGGGTGA
- a CDS encoding DNA polymerase ligase N-terminal domain-containing protein — translation MENNGTPRPHFVVQIHDARRLHFDFRLEVDGVLKSWAVPRGPSENPSDRRLAVPTEDHALEYREFEGVIPRGESGSGTVIVWDQGTYRPLGHDGQGGSLPFSESLALGHATFWLYGSKLHGEFALTRVQKGDEPDSGGHEAWLLIKANDRLAVRGRPGSPDPYHARSARTGRTLHQVAAAASRGAGD, via the coding sequence GTGGAGAACAACGGCACACCGCGGCCCCACTTCGTCGTGCAGATCCATGACGCGCGGCGCCTGCACTTCGATTTCCGGCTGGAGGTCGACGGCGTACTGAAGTCCTGGGCGGTGCCGCGCGGGCCCTCCGAGAACCCCAGCGACCGCCGGCTCGCCGTGCCGACGGAGGATCACGCCCTGGAGTACCGCGAGTTCGAGGGAGTCATCCCCCGGGGCGAGTCCGGCAGCGGCACGGTCATCGTCTGGGACCAGGGCACCTACCGGCCGCTCGGGCACGACGGACAGGGCGGGTCCCTCCCGTTCTCCGAGTCCCTGGCGCTCGGCCACGCGACGTTCTGGCTGTACGGGTCGAAGCTGCACGGCGAGTTCGCGCTGACCCGCGTCCAGAAGGGCGACGAGCCGGACAGCGGCGGCCACGAGGCGTGGCTGCTGATCAAGGCCAACGACCGCCTCGCCGTGCGCGGCAGGCCCGGCTCCCCGGACCCGTACCACGCCCGGTCCGCCCGTACGGGACGGACGCTGCACCAGGTCGCGGCAGCGGCGTCCCGGGGTGCCGGGGACTGA
- a CDS encoding aldo/keto reductase: MEQRTLGRTGRDVSVVGQGTWQLGGDWGEIAEDDAFGILDAAVESGVTFFDTADVYGDGRSEQLIGRYLKNRPDAHVLVATKMGRRADQVEENYVLDNFRTWNDRSRANLGTDTLDLVQLHCPPTGVYSSDAVYDALDTLVAEQRIAAYAVSVETCAEALTAIARPGVASVQIILNPFRLKPLDEVLPAAAAAGVGIIARVPLASGLLSGRYTKDTVFGPDDHRTYNRHGEAFDQGETFSGIDYATGVAAAAEFAELAPQGATPAQTALRWIIQQPGVTSVIPGARSVEQARANAAAAALPPLPQSTLDAVRDLYDRSIRAEVHDRW, from the coding sequence ATGGAACAGCGCACACTCGGCAGGACCGGCCGTGACGTCTCGGTCGTCGGACAGGGCACCTGGCAGCTCGGGGGCGACTGGGGCGAGATCGCGGAGGACGACGCGTTCGGGATTCTCGACGCGGCCGTCGAATCCGGCGTCACCTTCTTCGACACCGCGGACGTGTACGGGGACGGCCGCAGCGAACAGCTCATCGGCCGCTACCTGAAGAACCGCCCCGACGCCCACGTCCTCGTCGCCACCAAGATGGGCCGCCGCGCGGACCAGGTCGAGGAGAACTACGTCCTGGACAACTTCCGTACCTGGAACGACCGTTCCCGCGCGAACCTCGGCACCGACACACTCGACCTCGTACAACTGCACTGCCCGCCCACCGGCGTCTACTCTTCCGACGCCGTCTACGACGCCCTGGACACCCTGGTCGCCGAGCAGCGGATCGCCGCCTACGCGGTGAGCGTCGAGACCTGCGCCGAGGCGCTGACCGCCATCGCGCGCCCCGGCGTCGCGAGCGTGCAGATCATCCTCAACCCGTTCCGCCTCAAGCCGCTGGACGAGGTCCTCCCGGCGGCGGCAGCAGCGGGCGTCGGCATCATCGCCCGGGTTCCGCTCGCCTCGGGCCTGCTCTCCGGCAGGTACACCAAGGACACCGTCTTCGGCCCCGACGACCACCGCACGTACAACCGGCACGGCGAGGCGTTCGACCAGGGCGAGACGTTCTCCGGCATCGACTACGCGACCGGCGTCGCCGCGGCCGCCGAGTTCGCCGAGCTGGCTCCCCAGGGCGCCACCCCCGCGCAGACCGCGCTGCGCTGGATCATCCAGCAGCCGGGCGTGACCAGCGTGATCCCCGGCGCGCGCTCGGTGGAGCAGGCCCGCGCCAACGCGGCGGCGGCCGCCCTGCCGCCGCTGCCGCAGTCCACGCTGGACGCCGTGCGGGACCTGTACGACCGGTCGATCCGCGCGGAGGTCCACGACCGCTGGTGA